From one Paenibacillus sp. FSL K6-1330 genomic stretch:
- a CDS encoding sugar phosphate isomerase/epimerase family protein: MITIYDWFGCELPNQKRYQLIKEAGFDGVLIWWSDGFGRDCFGRNDYRNGPQIAREAGLFIENIHTPIQNENNLWLDNLDGEAAAECYLQCVADCAEFEIPTMVVHLPGEDNPYNELGLDRIKRIADKAEQLGVNVAMENLWNFSNLAYVLEQVDSLRIGFCYDSGHHYRHYPEKDLLSMYGSRLMALHLHDNNGSYAQHGLPLDGTIDWSTTMKKIAETNYSGPIAIEAMNWDYEDLSAQEFLHRAFEQAKRLEALKTDSSKTTVTE; encoded by the coding sequence ATGATTACCATTTATGACTGGTTTGGCTGTGAATTGCCCAATCAAAAGCGTTATCAGTTAATAAAAGAAGCTGGATTTGATGGCGTTTTAATATGGTGGAGTGATGGCTTTGGTCGTGACTGCTTTGGTCGAAACGATTATCGCAACGGGCCGCAAATCGCACGAGAAGCGGGTCTATTTATAGAAAATATCCACACACCAATCCAAAACGAAAACAACCTCTGGCTTGACAATCTGGATGGTGAAGCGGCAGCTGAATGCTATCTGCAATGTGTTGCAGATTGTGCTGAATTTGAGATTCCGACAATGGTTGTGCACTTGCCGGGCGAAGACAATCCATATAACGAATTGGGACTGGATAGAATCAAGAGAATCGCTGACAAAGCTGAACAGCTTGGTGTCAATGTTGCAATGGAGAATTTATGGAACTTTTCCAATTTGGCATATGTGCTGGAGCAAGTGGATTCCCTGCGTATCGGATTCTGTTATGACAGCGGACATCACTACCGCCATTACCCGGAGAAAGATTTATTATCCATGTACGGGTCTCGGCTGATGGCACTACACTTACATGATAATAACGGAAGTTATGCCCAGCACGGGTTACCCCTTGATGGCACGATTGATTGGTCTACAACCATGAAAAAAATTGCGGAAACGAACTATTCAGGCCCGATTGCAATCGAGGCCATGAATTGGGATTATGAGGATTTATCGGCACAAGAGTTTTTACATAGAGCGTTTGAGCAAGCCAAAAGACTGGAAGCGTTAAAAACTGATTCCTCAAAGACGACTGTAACAGAATGA
- a CDS encoding ABC transporter ATP-binding protein, whose amino-acid sequence MTKAIECINLVKKFGNYCAVDHMNLSFEKGQITALLGPNGAGKTTTISMILGMIKPTSGEVRVLGMPSGTKELRQRVGALMQDVKAADGLTVKEVLQLFRSYYRNPMSLERLLDISGLHADQKRRASSLSGGQRRRLAFAQSLAGNPELLLLDEPTVGMDIEARGRFWDTIQALANDGRTVLLTTHHLDEADAVADHIAVIASGQVVAEGTPEGLKAQTALRTVSFRAANAPAHQEWLTLPGVEKAECNGERIRLYAQETDVLLFTLMQSEWGISDIDIQSASLEDTFRSLTGSNKQTIIR is encoded by the coding sequence ATGACAAAGGCGATTGAATGTATAAATCTAGTGAAGAAATTCGGCAACTACTGTGCCGTTGATCATATGAATCTATCATTTGAGAAAGGTCAAATAACAGCATTGCTCGGACCGAATGGGGCAGGCAAGACAACAACCATTTCCATGATCCTCGGAATGATCAAGCCAACATCAGGAGAAGTCAGGGTCTTGGGGATGCCGTCTGGAACAAAAGAATTACGGCAACGCGTCGGAGCGCTTATGCAGGATGTTAAAGCTGCAGATGGACTTACGGTCAAAGAAGTGCTTCAATTGTTCCGCAGTTATTATCGTAATCCGATGTCGCTAGAGCGATTGTTAGACATTTCGGGTCTCCACGCGGATCAGAAACGGCGCGCATCCTCGCTGTCTGGAGGACAACGTCGTAGATTAGCTTTCGCCCAAAGCTTGGCGGGAAATCCAGAGCTTCTCCTGCTGGATGAACCAACAGTCGGAATGGATATCGAGGCTCGTGGCCGCTTTTGGGACACCATCCAAGCGCTGGCAAATGACGGACGTACGGTACTCTTAACTACACATCATTTAGATGAAGCGGATGCTGTCGCAGATCATATCGCAGTAATCGCCAGTGGACAGGTTGTTGCGGAAGGGACTCCAGAAGGTTTAAAGGCTCAAACAGCGCTTAGAACCGTTTCATTTCGAGCGGCGAACGCGCCAGCCCATCAGGAATGGCTCACATTACCTGGTGTAGAAAAGGCAGAATGCAACGGCGAGCGAATTCGTCTGTATGCTCAAGAGACCGATGTATTGTTATTTACACTGATGCAGTCTGAATGGGGAATTTCAGATATTGATATACAATCAGCCAGCTTAGAAGATACATTCCGAAGTCTTACAGGCTCAAATAAACAAACAATTATACGATAA
- a CDS encoding ABC transporter permease: MLHMFVAQTKAESIRIIRSPFFLLFSIAMPLAFYFLFASMNGVDKSIQSTTWGVFSLMSMTAFSLIGTAVSQFGIRLSFEHQDGWVRLLKLTPLSPAVWIGSKIVSQMAVHLIVIVVIFLSAGLVHDIQLTAGQWILCGLWLWIGSISFLALGALLGTLKNANTSVAIGNVLQMGLAIVGGLWMPLSTLPSWMGSVGEWLPSHRYANGAWNMIAGKNPASIDFIILTGCGLLFMLLSIYIYNRRDAV, from the coding sequence ATGTTACATATGTTTGTTGCCCAAACCAAAGCAGAAAGTATACGAATTATCCGCAGTCCATTTTTCTTACTCTTCTCCATTGCGATGCCGCTTGCTTTCTACTTTTTATTTGCGAGTATGAATGGTGTAGATAAATCGATTCAATCAACAACTTGGGGTGTCTTTTCATTGATGTCGATGACTGCATTTAGTTTGATTGGTACAGCCGTATCTCAATTCGGTATCCGTCTATCGTTCGAGCATCAAGATGGGTGGGTACGCTTGTTGAAGCTAACTCCACTATCTCCTGCAGTCTGGATTGGCAGCAAAATTGTATCGCAAATGGCTGTTCACTTGATCGTCATTGTAGTTATATTTTTATCTGCTGGCCTTGTTCATGATATACAATTGACAGCCGGGCAATGGATTTTATGCGGACTATGGTTATGGATTGGGAGTATATCTTTTCTGGCGCTTGGTGCATTGCTAGGAACGCTTAAAAATGCGAATACCTCCGTTGCCATCGGAAATGTATTACAGATGGGACTTGCCATTGTGGGGGGGCTTTGGATGCCGCTTAGTACTTTGCCAAGTTGGATGGGCTCGGTCGGGGAATGGCTTCCATCTCACCGTTATGCCAATGGGGCATGGAATATGATCGCTGGAAAAAATCCAGCAAGTATTGATTTCATAATTTTGACAGGATGCGGTCTCCTCTTTATGCTACTATCAATCTATATATATAATCGACGGGATGCGGTCTAA
- a CDS encoding sensor histidine kinase, whose protein sequence is MNREKWRLFPKSEGVAPYILLTNLMIPMYFLLYEPSSLQWLGFVLLGIFVLSFRQSYFYAKWATPILIVQVGILLILAAVFHPMYTFIGFMIAAPLSKQKLPILLSITIVFTVAMGFIAVPYLERMGSLVWIGLVPMFGICILPYLIRTSTRFQQKSARLRAETAERMAQQEERQRIARELHDTLGHTLSLIALKGEVVEKLVNRHPERAIAEAREIRETARAALKQMRELVTEMKVTYFADEYKHAVSLCSAAGIPLLFQYQSISDPRPSNVGTEDALVNNPLPLTPLQETILAMCFRETITNVVRHSRATSCNVLLDIQEGEVRVSVSDDGIGADMDQFYTSSNGLAGLRQRLVMIDGRMSLSSSSGKGTEVTLHIPRVIRNEKVGSA, encoded by the coding sequence TTGAATAGAGAAAAGTGGCGTCTCTTTCCAAAATCGGAAGGAGTCGCTCCTTATATTTTGTTAACAAATTTAATGATACCCATGTACTTTCTACTCTATGAGCCATCAAGTCTACAGTGGCTTGGCTTTGTTCTGTTAGGCATATTCGTTCTATCCTTTCGACAATCCTACTTTTATGCAAAGTGGGCCACGCCAATATTGATCGTTCAGGTGGGTATACTTTTAATTTTAGCAGCTGTATTTCACCCTATGTATACGTTTATAGGTTTTATGATAGCTGCTCCGCTGAGCAAACAAAAGCTGCCGATATTACTCTCTATAACGATCGTTTTCACTGTAGCTATGGGATTTATCGCTGTTCCTTACTTGGAGAGGATGGGCAGCCTAGTATGGATAGGGCTGGTGCCTATGTTTGGCATCTGTATTCTGCCGTATCTTATACGAACATCGACTCGATTTCAACAGAAGTCTGCGCGGTTGCGGGCAGAAACGGCTGAACGAATGGCACAGCAGGAGGAGCGCCAGCGGATTGCACGTGAACTCCATGATACATTGGGCCATACGCTGTCATTAATCGCACTAAAAGGGGAAGTCGTTGAAAAATTGGTCAATCGCCATCCCGAGAGAGCGATAGCAGAGGCTCGTGAAATACGAGAAACGGCACGCGCAGCCTTGAAACAAATGCGTGAATTGGTTACGGAGATGAAAGTCACATACTTCGCTGACGAATATAAGCATGCTGTATCGTTATGTTCAGCTGCGGGCATACCGCTTTTATTTCAATATCAATCGATTTCTGATCCCAGACCTTCTAATGTAGGGACGGAAGACGCATTAGTGAACAATCCGCTTCCGTTAACACCCTTGCAGGAGACGATTTTGGCGATGTGTTTTCGCGAGACGATTACCAATGTGGTACGACATAGCCGAGCAACAAGTTGCAACGTTCTTCTCGACATTCAGGAAGGGGAAGTTCGTGTATCTGTAAGTGATGACGGTATTGGGGCAGATATGGATCAATTCTATACAAGCAGTAATGGCCTCGCCGGATTGCGGCAACGGTTGGTTATGATCGACGGGCGTATGTCGCTGTCCTCATCCTCAGGCAAGGGGACGGAAGTCACCTTACATATACCTAGGGTAATACGAAATGAAAAGGTAGGTAGTGCTTAG
- a CDS encoding response regulator transcription factor, whose translation MIRIVLAEDQKLLRGALATLLSLEDDIEVVGQAENGEEVMSMIQQYEPDVAVLDIEMPLKTGLDIAELVQKNKLAVRVIILTTFARPGYFQRAMQAGVYGYLLKDTGSEELADAIRRVYDGKRVINSELSLAVWDDPCPLSPREREVMKLAAQGLVLQDIGAQLFLSYGTVRNYMSEAIGKLGANTRIEAIDIARSKGWLD comes from the coding sequence ATGATTCGTATTGTTTTGGCAGAAGATCAAAAGTTATTAAGGGGAGCACTGGCAACTTTACTCTCGTTAGAAGATGATATTGAAGTAGTCGGACAAGCTGAAAATGGGGAAGAAGTGATGTCCATGATTCAGCAATATGAACCCGATGTAGCTGTTTTGGATATTGAGATGCCACTAAAAACGGGGTTAGATATTGCGGAATTGGTTCAAAAAAATAAGTTAGCTGTTCGTGTCATCATCTTGACGACATTCGCGCGTCCTGGATATTTCCAGCGGGCTATGCAGGCAGGAGTTTATGGATATCTTCTCAAAGATACGGGCAGCGAGGAATTGGCTGATGCGATTCGTCGGGTCTATGATGGGAAACGTGTCATCAATTCAGAATTGTCGCTCGCGGTATGGGATGATCCATGTCCATTATCACCCAGGGAGCGTGAAGTCATGAAGTTGGCTGCCCAAGGCTTAGTTCTTCAAGATATTGGAGCACAGCTGTTTCTATCCTATGGAACGGTACGGAACTATATGTCAGAAGCGATTGGGAAGCTCGGGGCGAATACACGGATCGAGGCGATAGATATCGCACGTAGCAAGGGATGGTTGGATTAA
- a CDS encoding VWA domain-containing protein → MTHLLARVGIVLDITGSMRTLYKNGTVQEVVERILAVASKFDDNAALDVWVYDHEFSRLPTVTERDFISYVNTQILNNSNIHKYGRNNEPRVMEDVIKKYTIEEESSLPVFIIFINDGGVVKPTKKVIVDSATLPIFWQFVGIGDSDFEVLKQLDTMEGRIVDNANFIHLKDISAVSDEVLYDQLLNEFPKWIKDATEKKIIR, encoded by the coding sequence ATGACCCATCTATTGGCTAGAGTAGGCATCGTGCTAGATATTACAGGATCTATGCGGACCTTGTATAAGAATGGGACGGTCCAAGAAGTTGTTGAGCGTATATTGGCGGTAGCTAGCAAATTTGATGACAATGCTGCTTTGGATGTGTGGGTTTATGATCATGAATTCAGTCGATTACCCACTGTGACGGAGCGAGACTTCATTTCCTATGTAAATACTCAAATTTTAAATAATTCGAATATCCATAAGTATGGTCGCAATAATGAGCCTCGAGTTATGGAGGATGTTATTAAGAAATATACCATCGAAGAGGAATCAAGCCTGCCTGTATTCATTATCTTTATCAATGATGGAGGCGTAGTGAAGCCGACTAAAAAAGTGATCGTAGACTCTGCGACTCTTCCAATATTTTGGCAGTTCGTGGGGATAGGAGATTCTGATTTTGAAGTACTAAAACAACTGGATACGATGGAAGGGCGGATTGTCGATAATGCAAATTTCATTCATTTGAAAGATATTTCGGCGGTATCCGATGAAGTGTTGTATGACCAACTCCTGAATGAATTTCCGAAGTGGATCAAGGATGCGACAGAGAAAAAGATTATTCGATGA
- a CDS encoding NAD(P)/FAD-dependent oxidoreductase has product MHDYLHHKLIIIGAGASGLMAAVTARDLGIDTAILEGNDRIGKKISMTGDGRCNITNDSTTTGTDDEAVVLSRKYHSSQAKFPLPVLQQFGIRQTIDFFHVLGLPLTKLKEGLMYPMSLQAASVVDIFELALEERNIPVYLNNKVLDVTVSADHPRFKITCRTETEEQVVYTSEYLFLCTGSLTGQNAGTDGSGYTLAQRMGHSLVEPVPAIVQLKVKYPYQKALSGIKLQGRAHLLVNGKIVRSEVGEIHFTDYGFSGPPILQLGRKAAIHLAKGDSVTLSVDLMPNRTEEEVIEFLETNWGTFAHRTVAESFVGFLHKKLVSVLLKEAKIDQEPNLLCQDLSLKTKKIFYKLLKCWEFKVTETQSFEYAQATAGGVATKELVEDTLESKLVPGLYLAGEVMDVDGDFGGYNLQWAWSSGYAAAMALGKRIFR; this is encoded by the coding sequence ATGCACGATTATTTGCACCACAAGTTGATTATTATCGGCGCAGGCGCATCAGGACTCATGGCCGCCGTTACTGCGCGGGATTTGGGTATTGATACCGCCATTCTGGAGGGTAACGACCGGATTGGGAAAAAAATCTCAATGACAGGCGACGGTCGTTGCAATATTACGAACGATTCCACTACGACGGGTACGGACGACGAAGCGGTGGTCTTATCGCGCAAGTATCACAGCAGTCAGGCTAAATTTCCGTTGCCTGTGCTGCAGCAATTCGGCATCCGTCAGACCATTGATTTCTTTCACGTGCTCGGGCTGCCGCTTACAAAATTGAAAGAGGGCTTAATGTACCCGATGTCGCTACAGGCTGCATCTGTAGTGGATATTTTCGAGCTTGCTCTAGAGGAGCGGAACATTCCGGTATACCTTAACAACAAAGTGCTGGATGTCACCGTATCGGCAGATCATCCACGATTTAAGATTACATGCCGAACTGAAACAGAGGAGCAGGTTGTTTATACCAGCGAATACCTGTTTCTTTGTACGGGCAGTCTTACCGGCCAGAATGCGGGGACGGATGGGTCTGGGTATACACTTGCCCAGCGAATGGGGCACTCCTTGGTAGAGCCTGTTCCGGCCATCGTGCAATTGAAGGTGAAGTATCCCTATCAGAAGGCGCTATCGGGCATCAAGCTCCAGGGACGAGCCCACCTCCTTGTAAATGGTAAAATCGTTCGCAGCGAAGTCGGCGAAATTCATTTCACCGACTACGGTTTCTCCGGCCCTCCGATCCTGCAGCTCGGGCGGAAGGCAGCCATACATCTCGCGAAAGGGGACTCCGTTACCCTATCCGTAGATTTGATGCCGAACCGCACGGAGGAAGAGGTTATCGAATTTCTGGAGACGAACTGGGGAACGTTCGCGCATCGGACGGTCGCGGAGTCCTTCGTCGGTTTTTTACACAAGAAACTGGTCTCCGTCCTGCTGAAGGAAGCGAAAATTGATCAAGAGCCGAACCTGCTTTGCCAAGATCTTTCGTTGAAAACCAAAAAGATCTTTTATAAGTTATTGAAGTGTTGGGAGTTTAAAGTAACCGAAACCCAAAGCTTTGAGTACGCACAAGCGACAGCCGGCGGCGTCGCTACGAAAGAGCTCGTCGAAGATACGCTGGAATCCAAACTCGTGCCTGGGCTCTATTTGGCCGGCGAGGTGATGGATGTCGACGGGGACTTTGGGGGTTACAACCTGCAATGGGCCTGGAGCTCCGGTTATGCGGCCGCGATGGCGTTAGGGAAACGCATTTTTAGATGA
- a CDS encoding NAD(P)/FAD-dependent oxidoreductase — translation MYKSKSTMHHKLFIIGAGASGLMAAVTARDRGIDTAIIESNDRVGKKVLTTGNGRCNITNKSTATGTDEAVNLSSKYHSNQAEFPLPVLQQFGVRQTVDFFNTLGLPLIAIENGRMYPMSLQAASVLEVFRIALEDRNVPIYFKTKVLDVTVSKEHPRFTIVCQTETEEKVTYTSDYLFLCTGGLTAPKTGTDGSGYSLAQRLGHTLIDPVPGIVQLKLDSPYLNELSGVKFEGWGNIIVNGEVIRSEYGEVLFTKYGASGPPILQLSRKAAYQLARGETVTLSLDLMPDRTEEEVVDFLDTHWGMFGHRTVAASLIGILNKKLIPILLKEAGIDQDQNLLCQDLSWKTRKALCRLMKHWDFIVTDTNGFPNAQTTAGGIDTTELREGTLESKLVPGLYLAGEVMDVDGDCGGYNLQWAWSSGYSAAVALADQLRGIMEKD, via the coding sequence ATGTATAAGTCGAAATCTACTATGCACCACAAGCTGTTCATTATCGGTGCAGGCGCTTCAGGTCTTATGGCCGCCGTTACTGCGCGAGACCGAGGGATCGATACTGCGATCATTGAAAGCAACGACCGGGTCGGAAAGAAGGTACTAACGACCGGTAATGGGCGTTGTAACATTACGAACAAATCCACGGCGACAGGTACGGACGAAGCGGTCAATTTATCCAGTAAATATCACAGTAATCAAGCGGAATTTCCGCTACCTGTGCTGCAGCAATTCGGCGTTCGGCAAACTGTCGATTTCTTTAACACACTCGGCCTTCCGCTGATCGCTATTGAGAATGGCCGAATGTATCCGATGTCGCTGCAGGCTGCATCGGTGTTAGAAGTTTTCCGGATTGCACTGGAGGATCGGAATGTTCCGATATACTTCAAAACCAAAGTATTGGACGTTACCGTGTCGAAGGAACATCCGCGATTCACGATTGTGTGCCAGACGGAAACAGAGGAAAAGGTCACATATACCAGCGATTATCTCTTCCTCTGTACGGGCGGCCTTACCGCTCCAAAGACAGGAACGGATGGCTCCGGTTACTCACTTGCCCAACGACTGGGACATACCCTGATCGATCCTGTACCCGGGATTGTTCAATTGAAGCTGGATAGCCCATATCTGAATGAACTTTCCGGAGTTAAATTCGAGGGATGGGGGAATATCATTGTAAATGGTGAAGTCATCCGCAGTGAGTATGGAGAGGTTCTGTTTACGAAATATGGCGCTTCTGGCCCGCCGATTCTCCAGTTAAGCCGAAAGGCTGCATATCAACTCGCAAGAGGAGAAACGGTGACCTTATCGCTTGACTTGATGCCAGACCGAACAGAGGAAGAGGTCGTCGATTTTCTGGATACGCATTGGGGAATGTTCGGACACCGGACGGTGGCTGCTTCCCTAATCGGGATTTTAAACAAGAAGCTGATCCCCATCCTCTTGAAAGAGGCGGGAATCGATCAGGACCAGAACCTGCTGTGTCAGGATCTATCGTGGAAAACCAGGAAAGCCTTGTGTCGCCTCATGAAGCATTGGGATTTCATCGTGACCGATACCAATGGTTTCCCGAATGCCCAAACGACAGCCGGCGGCATCGATACGACAGAGTTAAGAGAAGGAACGCTAGAATCGAAGCTCGTGCCTGGGCTCTATTTGGCCGGCGAGGTGATGGATGTGGATGGGGATTGCGGTGGCTATAACCTGCAATGGGCCTGGAGCTCCGGCTATTCCGCCGCGGTGGCACTTGCTGATCAACTTAGAGGCATCATGGAAAAAGATTGA
- a CDS encoding sensor domain-containing protein, producing the protein MKATEAAATSRAGKVNWVLFNPKTYATILYFLLSLPLGIIYFTVAITGLTLSIGLTPIFIGIPLFFGIAKLLNGIVNFEQSMIRQILGLPTPSVSYTYNRQSEVGENWLKRMVRDFEGGLFIRNLLLVLLRFVTGIVFFVIMVTAISLGLGLIALPVVHIILMNEMQLDILENSVFSYFHIDWTYNQQYLLYVGIGLILFWVALRVVNGLMQILRRIMYVDEPYQQPSVPPMEAHIHAPVQSQYYEYPEDHPTQGMMQPAQREL; encoded by the coding sequence ATGAAGGCAACAGAAGCGGCTGCAACGTCGCGGGCAGGCAAGGTGAATTGGGTGCTTTTTAATCCAAAAACCTATGCAACGATTCTCTATTTCTTACTATCTCTCCCGTTAGGGATTATTTATTTTACAGTAGCGATAACGGGACTTACACTATCCATCGGTTTGACTCCAATATTTATCGGAATACCGCTGTTTTTTGGAATAGCTAAGTTGTTGAATGGGATTGTGAATTTTGAACAAAGCATGATTAGACAAATTTTAGGATTACCTACTCCTTCTGTATCGTATACCTACAATCGACAATCTGAAGTTGGGGAGAACTGGTTGAAGCGAATGGTGAGAGACTTTGAGGGTGGGTTATTCATTCGAAATCTGCTGCTTGTATTATTAAGATTTGTAACAGGCATTGTATTCTTTGTTATTATGGTAACGGCGATTTCACTAGGACTCGGATTAATTGCTCTTCCAGTCGTCCATATCATTTTGATGAATGAAATGCAGCTTGATATTTTAGAGAATAGCGTGTTTAGTTATTTTCATATAGATTGGACTTATAATCAGCAATATTTGCTGTACGTAGGCATTGGCCTTATCCTTTTCTGGGTCGCGCTGCGCGTCGTGAATGGGCTCATGCAAATTCTTCGTAGAATCATGTATGTGGATGAGCCCTATCAGCAGCCGTCAGTGCCGCCAATGGAAGCACACATACATGCGCCCGTTCAGTCGCAATATTACGAGTACCCAGAGGATCACCCCACTCAAGGGATGATGCAGCCAGCCCAAAGAGAGCTTTAG
- a CDS encoding AI-2E family transporter — MLNLLLLLFLVTFVMGRLEHFITKKISKLFPISSIVVNTILYGALIFGLVYGIANYVPKLINQISDLYFSIIKFVNTPQSDEIAELVSSALGKLELEQYGSQALNYILKIGKWAEVIIFVIVLSYFYLIQKKTVNDFTDKLSKSKISWAYNEFKYFGKKFTSSFGKVIEVQLMIALFNTILTTIGLSILGYPYLFALTIMVFLLSLIPVVGVVISFIPISIIGYQIGGISTVIWAIVMILLIHAVETYFLNPKLYAHKTKLPMFYTFIVLIFSQHFMGIWGLIIGIPIFMFLLDIFEVDQSNAVSSKKEAVQLSGENVSPRSHHFQHNEDKEES, encoded by the coding sequence ATGCTCAATTTGCTGTTATTGCTGTTTCTTGTTACCTTCGTCATGGGACGCCTAGAGCACTTTATTACGAAGAAAATATCTAAGCTGTTTCCTATATCGTCTATTGTCGTTAATACGATATTGTATGGGGCTTTAATATTTGGGCTTGTATACGGAATTGCCAATTATGTTCCGAAGCTCATTAATCAAATTTCTGATTTATATTTTTCCATTATCAAATTCGTGAATACACCTCAGTCGGATGAAATTGCTGAGCTTGTCTCCTCCGCGCTGGGTAAGCTGGAATTAGAGCAATACGGAAGCCAGGCATTAAATTATATTCTGAAGATAGGCAAATGGGCCGAGGTTATCATTTTTGTTATTGTATTGAGCTACTTCTACTTAATCCAGAAGAAAACAGTCAATGACTTTACAGATAAGTTGAGCAAAAGCAAAATAAGCTGGGCTTACAATGAGTTTAAATATTTTGGCAAAAAATTCACCTCTTCCTTCGGTAAAGTGATCGAGGTTCAACTGATGATCGCCTTGTTCAACACGATTCTAACGACTATCGGGTTGTCGATTTTGGGCTACCCTTACTTGTTCGCTCTAACGATTATGGTATTTTTACTAAGCCTTATCCCGGTAGTCGGTGTTGTTATTTCCTTCATTCCAATCAGTATTATCGGTTACCAGATTGGTGGTATCTCAACCGTCATTTGGGCGATTGTCATGATTTTGCTCATCCATGCAGTTGAGACATACTTCTTAAATCCGAAGCTGTATGCTCACAAAACGAAGCTGCCGATGTTCTACACCTTTATTGTTCTTATTTTCTCCCAGCACTTCATGGGGATCTGGGGGCTTATTATCGGGATTCCGATCTTTATGTTCCTGCTCGATATTTTTGAAGTCGATCAAAGCAACGCGGTATCATCAAAAAAAGAAGCTGTACAGCTTTCAGGAGAAAACGTAAGTCCTAGAAGTCATCATTTCCAGCACAACGAAGATAAAGAAGAATCCTGA
- a CDS encoding lytic polysaccharide monooxygenase, which yields MLTLRFPNSGLIKKVLAGGLLMTLAVMTLFLFESKASAHGYVSNPSSRADLCARGVNTNCGLIIYEPYSLEAAKGFPAAGPADGKIASANGLFAPLDQQSATRWTKVNISPGQTTFDWKLKVPHATASWKYYITKQDWDPNAPLTRASFDLTPFCNVPYKGMPSNTYSDTCNVPSRTGYQVILAVWEIADTGNAFYNVIDVNFTGGGNPDTTAPTAPTGVTASNVATTSATISWNAATDNVGVTNYRIFNGSTQIGSTSALNYNLTGLTPNTTYNITVKAVDAAGNISPASNPASFTTLAVVGPDTEAPSAPTSLHVMGTTTSTTVPLMWNASTDNVGVTGYQVFQGSTLVATVSGSALEYTVTGLSPNTAYSFTVKALDAAGNVSAASNIVNVTTPSAPVTYPAWDASTVYVGGSKVTHNGVNYEAKWWTLGETPGGADVWKVIP from the coding sequence ATGTTAACCCTACGTTTTCCCAATTCCGGACTCATTAAGAAGGTCTTGGCTGGCGGTCTATTAATGACGCTCGCTGTTATGACACTATTCTTATTCGAGTCCAAAGCATCCGCTCACGGATATGTAAGTAATCCTTCCAGCCGTGCGGATTTATGTGCAAGAGGAGTCAATACGAATTGTGGACTTATTATTTATGAACCGTATAGCTTAGAAGCAGCAAAAGGATTCCCGGCAGCAGGTCCAGCCGATGGTAAAATTGCAAGTGCTAACGGCTTGTTCGCTCCACTTGATCAGCAATCCGCAACTCGTTGGACAAAAGTAAACATTTCACCTGGACAAACGACTTTTGACTGGAAGTTAAAAGTGCCGCATGCTACAGCTAGCTGGAAATACTACATTACCAAGCAGGACTGGGACCCGAATGCACCATTAACTCGTGCATCCTTCGACTTAACCCCTTTCTGTAATGTACCGTATAAAGGGATGCCATCCAATACTTATTCCGACACTTGTAACGTACCGAGCAGAACGGGGTATCAAGTCATCCTCGCTGTTTGGGAAATTGCGGACACAGGAAATGCATTCTATAACGTTATCGATGTGAACTTCACCGGTGGTGGAAATCCAGATACAACAGCGCCAACTGCTCCGACAGGAGTAACAGCTTCCAATGTCGCAACCACGAGTGCAACAATTTCTTGGAATGCTGCTACTGATAATGTTGGCGTTACGAATTACCGTATTTTTAACGGCTCAACCCAAATTGGTTCCACAAGTGCATTGAATTACAATCTAACAGGCTTAACACCGAATACAACTTATAACATCACCGTTAAAGCAGTAGATGCTGCTGGGAACATATCACCCGCCAGCAATCCTGCATCCTTTACCACACTAGCTGTAGTAGGTCCTGATACGGAGGCTCCTTCAGCACCTACAAGCTTACATGTGATGGGTACAACTACATCTACTACAGTGCCTTTAATGTGGAATGCTTCAACGGACAATGTGGGTGTAACTGGCTATCAAGTGTTCCAAGGCTCGACATTAGTCGCTACGGTTTCGGGTTCAGCGCTTGAATACACGGTTACAGGCCTGTCGCCAAATACGGCTTACTCCTTTACGGTAAAAGCTCTTGATGCCGCTGGCAATGTATCCGCTGCTAGCAATATTGTCAATGTAACGACACCTAGCGCACCTGTCACATACCCTGCCTGGGATGCATCCACGGTTTATGTTGGTGGCAGCAAAGTAACCCATAACGGTGTGAACTATGAAGCGAAATGGTGGACTTTAGGTGAGACTCCAGGTGGAGCCGACGTGTGGAAAGTCATTCCTTAA